One Paraburkholderia dioscoreae DNA segment encodes these proteins:
- a CDS encoding MSMEG_0568 family radical SAM protein, with amino-acid sequence MNASEPLSAESRQLMTELQSAGLRLVSPDSGAASRRGGAGPSDHKAVTVDGVTIMVPVHTSTAWHSPFVAQTPDASGSSALMRGTIPIASISFPKSPRFYGMQTLDGVPYSHIATLHSADVLATTVLQTCIRYESRRKSCKFCAIGQSLAAGRTIARKTPEQLAEVARAAVLLDGVKHMVLTTGTPPTPDRGAQILCESAFAIKAAVDLPIQAQCEPPDDDRWFARMKASGIDTLGMHLEVVTPELRERIMPGKASVPLSRYMEAFKSAVAVFGRGQVSTYVLAGLGDSAEAILAMSRELIELGVYPFVVPFVPISGTPLEDHPAPTPEFMKSVLQPLGGMLNAAAMRSSDIKAGCGKCGACSSLSSYEE; translated from the coding sequence ATGAACGCCAGCGAACCGCTGTCGGCAGAGAGCCGGCAATTGATGACTGAATTGCAGTCGGCCGGTTTGCGGCTCGTATCGCCAGATTCGGGCGCGGCGAGCCGGCGCGGCGGCGCGGGCCCGTCGGACCACAAGGCGGTGACGGTGGATGGCGTGACGATCATGGTGCCCGTGCATACGAGTACCGCATGGCACTCTCCGTTCGTCGCGCAAACACCGGATGCCAGTGGTTCGAGTGCGCTGATGCGCGGCACGATTCCGATTGCCAGTATCAGCTTTCCGAAGTCGCCGCGTTTTTACGGCATGCAGACGCTCGACGGCGTGCCGTACTCGCATATCGCCACATTGCATAGCGCGGACGTACTGGCGACTACCGTATTGCAAACCTGTATTCGCTATGAGAGCCGGCGCAAGAGCTGCAAGTTCTGCGCGATCGGGCAGTCGCTCGCGGCGGGCCGCACGATTGCGCGCAAGACGCCCGAGCAACTGGCGGAAGTGGCGCGCGCGGCCGTGCTGCTCGACGGCGTGAAGCATATGGTGCTGACCACCGGCACGCCACCCACGCCGGATCGCGGCGCGCAGATTCTGTGCGAGAGCGCGTTTGCGATCAAGGCGGCGGTCGATCTGCCGATCCAGGCACAATGCGAGCCGCCGGACGACGACCGCTGGTTCGCGCGCATGAAAGCGAGCGGCATCGACACACTCGGCATGCACCTGGAGGTCGTGACGCCCGAATTGCGCGAACGCATCATGCCGGGCAAGGCGAGCGTGCCGCTGTCGCGCTACATGGAAGCGTTCAAGTCCGCGGTGGCGGTATTCGGACGCGGCCAGGTCAGCACCTATGTTCTCGCGGGACTAGGCGACAGCGCCGAGGCGATTCTGGCGATGTCGCGCGAGTTGATCGAGCTCGGCGTCTATCCGTTCGTCGTGCCGTTCGTGCCGATTAGCGGTACGCCGCTCGAAGATCATCCGGCGCCCACGCCCGAATTCATGAAGTCGGTTTTACAGCCGCTTGGCGGCATGCTCAATGCCGCGGCCATGCGTTCGAGCGATATCAAGGCGGGCTGCGGTAAATGCGGCGCGTGTTCGTCGCTGTCGTCGTACGAGGAGTGA
- a CDS encoding MSMEG_0565 family glycosyltransferase encodes MSALRIALLTHSVNPRGGVVHTLELASALTALGHDVTVFVPAARGETLFRLPPCRVVYAPVVLAQGNTVAMVEARIDAFRRALIGHDAAFDVLHAQDGISGNALAELKAQGLIHGFMRTVHHLDHFDDPRLMAWQRRAYQDADEVLCVSDRWTREMQAEYRIDAFTVPNGVDVQRFSSRADRHDAQVLQRFGLDGGPIVLAVGGIEARKNTLALLEAFAVVRSGLPQAQLVIAGGASLLDHDAYSRRLLQRASELGLSIGPHESVVVTGPLEDAVMPALFRSADVLSMVSLREGFGLVVLEALASGTPVVVSSIAPFTEYLDDTTCCWADPLDAKSIAAALVRALNESGIDFEHAVPALLARFSWTASAQRHMDAYRRFVAKRALLTH; translated from the coding sequence ATGAGCGCGCTGCGTATCGCCTTGCTCACGCATTCGGTCAATCCGCGCGGCGGTGTGGTGCACACGCTCGAACTGGCGTCGGCGTTGACCGCGCTCGGCCACGACGTGACAGTGTTCGTGCCGGCCGCGCGCGGCGAGACGTTGTTTCGTCTGCCGCCTTGCCGTGTGGTGTATGCGCCTGTCGTTCTGGCGCAGGGCAATACGGTTGCAATGGTCGAAGCGCGGATCGATGCCTTCCGGCGCGCGTTGATCGGGCATGACGCGGCGTTCGACGTGCTGCACGCGCAAGACGGTATCAGCGGCAACGCACTCGCCGAGTTGAAAGCGCAAGGCCTCATTCACGGTTTCATGCGCACGGTGCACCACCTGGATCATTTCGACGATCCGAGGCTGATGGCCTGGCAGCGCCGCGCATATCAGGACGCGGACGAGGTGCTGTGTGTGAGCGATAGGTGGACACGTGAAATGCAGGCGGAGTACCGCATTGACGCGTTCACCGTACCGAACGGCGTGGACGTTCAGCGGTTTTCTTCCCGGGCGGATCGACACGACGCGCAGGTTCTCCAGCGCTTCGGGCTGGACGGCGGCCCGATAGTGCTGGCAGTGGGCGGAATCGAAGCGCGCAAGAACACGCTGGCGCTACTCGAAGCTTTTGCCGTCGTGCGCAGTGGTTTGCCGCAAGCGCAACTCGTCATTGCCGGTGGCGCGAGCCTGCTCGACCACGACGCCTATAGCCGGCGGCTGCTGCAACGGGCGAGCGAGTTGGGCCTCTCCATCGGACCGCATGAAAGCGTGGTGGTGACCGGGCCGCTCGAAGACGCCGTCATGCCCGCGCTGTTTCGAAGCGCCGATGTTCTGTCGATGGTGTCCCTGCGCGAGGGCTTCGGTCTCGTCGTGCTGGAGGCGCTCGCGAGCGGCACGCCGGTGGTGGTGTCGTCGATTGCGCCGTTCACCGAGTATCTCGACGACACCACCTGCTGCTGGGCCGATCCTCTCGACGCGAAGTCGATCGCCGCGGCTCTCGTGCGTGCGTTGAATGAGAGCGGTATCGACTTCGAGCATGCCGTGCCCGCATTGCTCGCGCGCTTCAGCTGGACGGCGAGCGCACAGCGTCATATGGACGCGTACCGCCGTTTCGTCGCGAAGCGCGCGCTGCTTACCCATTGA
- a CDS encoding methyl-accepting chemotaxis protein, with amino-acid sequence MFTSIRARIVALCVAIVVVALAANAVLNYVVANSYNAEAINSSLTAVESGHAAGISDWVASNSQMINSLQDAVLQPDPSAALKQIAAAGKFTNVYVGYADKTAKFSDPTGIPADYDPTGRPWYRQAATAGKPVVTPPYVDVGTGKLVVAFAAPVVRDGAVKGVVSGDVAMDSVIANVKAIHPTPASFGMLIDASGHIVAHPDPKLTLKPVSDVAPGLTGDKLAALFSADRPLEMDVSGSTKLMRAQAIPGTDWYAVVALDKAEATAGMRSLLTASVIALIVIAGIAAAVVAAVTAVSFQRLSKVRDAMDAIGSGEGDLTQRLPAVGNDEVAQIARSFNTFIDKLSRVMRQIRDASESVRVAANEIAAGNVDLSGRTESAAASLQQTAASMEEITSTVTHSASAAKQADDSAVSASQVASRGGVVISEVIATMGEIQHASVKISDIIGVIDGIAFQTNILALNAAVEAARAGEQGRGFAVVAGEVRSLAQRSAQAAKEIKALIESTVASVSSGSGQVRQAGETMTEIVSNVANVTTIISEITQAANEQTRGIQEVNRAVSQLDEMVQQNAALVEESTAAAAALQSQAVSLAGAVTQFKLD; translated from the coding sequence ATGTTCACCTCCATTCGCGCGCGCATCGTTGCCCTATGCGTCGCTATCGTCGTGGTGGCGCTTGCCGCCAACGCGGTTCTCAACTATGTCGTCGCCAACTCGTATAACGCCGAGGCCATCAATAGCAGCCTGACCGCGGTCGAAAGCGGACACGCGGCCGGCATCAGCGACTGGGTCGCCAGCAACAGCCAGATGATCAACTCGCTGCAGGACGCGGTGCTGCAACCCGATCCGTCCGCCGCACTGAAGCAGATCGCCGCGGCCGGCAAGTTCACCAACGTGTATGTCGGCTACGCAGACAAGACGGCGAAGTTCTCCGACCCGACCGGCATTCCGGCCGATTACGATCCGACCGGCCGTCCCTGGTACAGGCAGGCCGCCACGGCGGGCAAGCCGGTGGTGACGCCGCCATACGTGGACGTGGGCACGGGCAAGCTGGTGGTGGCATTCGCGGCGCCGGTGGTGCGCGACGGCGCGGTGAAAGGCGTGGTGTCGGGGGACGTTGCGATGGACAGCGTGATCGCCAACGTCAAGGCGATCCATCCGACGCCCGCAAGCTTCGGCATGCTGATCGATGCGAGCGGCCATATCGTCGCGCATCCGGATCCGAAACTGACCTTGAAACCGGTGTCCGATGTCGCGCCCGGCCTGACCGGCGACAAGCTCGCCGCTCTTTTTAGCGCAGACCGTCCGCTCGAAATGGACGTGAGCGGCAGCACCAAACTGATGCGCGCGCAAGCGATTCCGGGCACCGACTGGTACGCGGTCGTCGCACTCGACAAAGCCGAAGCGACTGCCGGCATGCGTTCGCTGCTGACCGCCTCGGTGATCGCGCTGATCGTGATCGCCGGCATCGCCGCCGCAGTCGTGGCGGCGGTCACCGCGGTGTCGTTCCAGCGTCTGTCGAAAGTGCGCGATGCGATGGACGCCATTGGCTCCGGCGAAGGCGATCTGACGCAACGCCTGCCGGCTGTCGGCAACGACGAAGTGGCGCAGATCGCGCGCTCGTTCAACACCTTCATCGACAAACTCAGCCGCGTGATGCGCCAGATTCGTGACGCCAGCGAATCGGTGCGCGTGGCCGCGAATGAAATCGCCGCGGGCAACGTCGATCTGTCGGGCCGCACGGAATCCGCTGCCGCGAGCCTGCAGCAAACCGCCGCCTCGATGGAAGAAATCACCTCGACGGTCACGCACTCGGCCAGCGCCGCGAAACAGGCCGACGATAGCGCCGTCTCCGCTTCGCAGGTCGCCTCGCGCGGCGGCGTGGTGATCTCCGAAGTGATTGCGACGATGGGCGAGATCCAGCATGCGTCGGTAAAAATCTCCGACATCATCGGCGTGATCGACGGCATTGCGTTCCAGACCAACATCCTCGCGCTGAACGCCGCGGTGGAAGCCGCGCGCGCGGGCGAACAGGGCCGCGGTTTCGCGGTGGTGGCCGGTGAAGTGCGCAGCCTCGCGCAACGCAGCGCGCAGGCAGCGAAGGAAATCAAGGCGCTGATCGAATCGACCGTGGCCAGCGTCTCGTCCGGTTCGGGCCAGGTGCGCCAGGCCGGCGAAACGATGACGGAGATCGTCAGCAACGTCGCCAACGTCACGACCATCATTTCCGAAATCACGCAGGCCGCCAACGAACAGACGCGCGGCATTCAGGAAGTCAACCGCGCGGTCAGCCAGCTGGACGAGATGGTTCAGCAGAATGCCGCGCTGGTCGAAGAATCGACGGCGGCCGCCGCCGCACTGCAAAGTCAGGCCGTGAGCCTTGCCGGCGCGGTGACGCAGTTCAAACTCGATTAA
- a CDS encoding MSMEG_0570 family nitrogen starvation response protein, with amino-acid sequence MPVMHFRIQWPDGDEANCYSPSLVIGDFFTPGHAYALEDFVERSRQALGIASERVREKYGFACSAALDQLAQIEHDAARFRDRPDATVKVIEFS; translated from the coding sequence ATGCCTGTCATGCACTTTCGCATTCAATGGCCCGATGGCGACGAGGCGAACTGTTATTCGCCTTCGCTCGTGATCGGCGATTTTTTCACGCCGGGCCACGCTTACGCGCTGGAGGATTTCGTCGAGCGTTCGCGGCAGGCGCTCGGCATCGCGTCCGAGCGGGTGCGCGAGAAGTACGGCTTTGCATGCTCGGCGGCGCTGGATCAGCTTGCGCAGATCGAGCACGACGCGGCGCGCTTTCGCGATCGGCCCGACGCGACCGTCAAGGTTATCGAATTCAGCTAG
- a CDS encoding aminotransferase-like domain-containing protein, translated as MSSPTHHWIKRLADIRKPAYLAIPDLIEEDLATGRLRPRDRLPGLRDLAEELALNYTTVARAYAEARKRGLLDSRAGSGTFVRGRTATLPLAGGSSIEMSMNTPPEPPDYAMRLRDSAARRMAESDPYQLLRYQDFGGSAADKDAGAEWLRRRVPHCDAQNVLVCPGIHSALVALVSQLARPGGTICLDSLAYPGIKAIAAQLGVRLQALPRDDEGPLAHAFEALCKTDKPSAFYCNPTLQNPSTLTLTHKRREALADVALRYSVPIIEDDAYAMLPQSAPDALASFAPELTYYVTGLSKCFGAGLRVAHLHAPTPRQTQRLAGALRATTVMASSYTVLLATQWIADGTASDMLTAIRNESRARQAIAARMLEAWPYEAHQDGFHLWLPVPVESGWSASELALQLRNQGIAAVAGAAFSTDGNPPNAMRVCLGGSKTRDECTEALRIVAETLDHPHHLHSPVM; from the coding sequence ATGAGCAGCCCGACACATCACTGGATCAAACGTCTTGCCGACATTCGCAAACCCGCCTACCTCGCGATTCCCGATCTGATCGAAGAAGATCTCGCCACCGGGCGGCTGCGTCCGCGCGACCGCTTGCCGGGCCTGCGCGATCTCGCCGAAGAGCTCGCGCTGAACTACACGACGGTGGCACGCGCCTACGCTGAAGCGCGCAAGCGCGGCCTGCTCGATTCGCGCGCCGGCAGCGGCACGTTCGTACGCGGCCGCACGGCCACCTTGCCGCTCGCGGGCGGCAGCAGCATCGAAATGTCGATGAACACGCCGCCCGAGCCGCCCGATTACGCCATGCGTCTGCGCGACTCCGCCGCGCGCCGGATGGCGGAGAGCGATCCTTATCAGTTGCTGCGTTATCAGGACTTCGGCGGCTCGGCGGCCGACAAGGATGCGGGCGCCGAATGGCTGAGGCGCCGGGTGCCGCATTGCGACGCGCAGAACGTGCTGGTGTGCCCCGGCATCCACAGCGCGCTGGTGGCGCTCGTCTCGCAGCTCGCGCGGCCCGGCGGCACGATCTGCCTCGATTCACTCGCCTACCCCGGCATCAAGGCAATCGCCGCGCAACTCGGTGTGCGTCTGCAAGCGCTGCCGCGCGACGACGAAGGGCCGCTCGCTCATGCCTTCGAAGCACTCTGCAAGACCGACAAGCCGAGCGCGTTCTATTGCAATCCGACGCTGCAGAATCCGAGCACGCTCACGCTCACGCATAAACGTCGCGAGGCGCTCGCCGACGTGGCGCTGCGCTACAGTGTGCCGATCATCGAAGACGACGCCTATGCAATGCTGCCGCAGAGCGCACCCGATGCGCTCGCGAGCTTCGCACCCGAACTGACGTACTACGTGACAGGTCTGTCGAAATGCTTCGGCGCGGGTTTGCGCGTCGCGCATCTGCATGCGCCGACACCGCGCCAGACACAGCGGCTGGCCGGCGCGTTGCGCGCCACCACGGTGATGGCAAGCTCGTACACAGTCCTGCTCGCGACGCAATGGATCGCGGACGGCACCGCCTCGGACATGCTCACCGCGATCCGCAACGAGTCGCGTGCGCGCCAGGCCATTGCCGCGCGCATGCTCGAAGCGTGGCCTTACGAAGCGCATCAGGACGGTTTTCATTTGTGGCTGCCGGTGCCGGTGGAAAGCGGCTGGAGCGCGTCGGAACTCGCCTTGCAACTGCGCAATCAGGGCATTGCCGCCGTGGCGGGTGCCGCGTTCTCCACCGACGGCAATCCGCCCAATGCCATGCGTGTATGCCTCGGCGGATCGAAAACGCGTGACGAATGCACAGAGGCGCTGCGCATCGTGGCGGAAACTCTGGACCATCCGCATCATCTGCATTCACCGGTGATGTAA
- a CDS encoding MSMEG_0572/Sll0783 family nitrogen starvation response protein has translation MPAVNKPLHQKGDYLVDYEEKVFEDVKAEPGEKALVTFHTVAFEGSIGFVNLLQATRLQRKGFETSVLLYGPGVTLGLQRGFPTLGDEAFPGHLNFNKQLTKFMEEGGKVYACRFALQALYGHGEASLIEGIRPISPLDVLDIQLLHRKDNALVIHTWTV, from the coding sequence ATGCCAGCCGTCAACAAACCGCTGCATCAGAAAGGCGATTACCTTGTCGACTATGAGGAGAAAGTCTTTGAAGACGTGAAAGCCGAGCCGGGCGAGAAGGCGCTCGTCACGTTTCATACCGTCGCCTTCGAAGGCTCGATCGGCTTCGTCAATCTGCTGCAGGCCACGCGCCTGCAACGCAAGGGCTTCGAAACATCGGTATTGCTCTACGGGCCGGGCGTGACGCTCGGTCTGCAACGCGGCTTTCCGACGCTCGGCGACGAAGCGTTCCCCGGCCATCTGAACTTCAACAAGCAACTGACGAAGTTCATGGAAGAAGGCGGCAAGGTCTACGCATGCCGCTTCGCACTGCAGGCGCTGTACGGACACGGCGAAGCCTCGCTGATCGAAGGCATTCGTCCCATCAGCCCACTCGACGTGCTCGACATCCAGTTGCTTCACCGCAAGGACAACGCGCTGGTCATCCACACCTGGACGGTTTGA
- a CDS encoding Nit6803 family nitrilase, with protein MSDKSTGKRIVRAAAVQIAPDFERSGGTLEKVCEAIAQAAREGVQLIVFPETFVPYYPYFSFVRPPVASGADHMKLYEEAVVVPGPVTQAVAEQARLHRMVVVLGVNERDHGSLYNTQLIFDVDGQIVLKRRKITPTFHERMIWGQGDAAGLTVARTAVARVGALACWEHYNPLARYALMTQHEEIHCSQFPGSLVGPIFADQIEVTIRHHALESGCFVVNATGWLSEAQIASVTPDTNLQRALRGGCNTAIVSPEGQHLAEPLREGEGMVIADLDMALITKRKRMMDSVGHYARPELLSLAINRRPAETVAPMQAWPVVPGADFNSTEGGCDERQRTAVGREPAIDD; from the coding sequence ATGTCCGACAAATCGACCGGCAAGCGCATCGTGCGCGCCGCCGCGGTCCAGATCGCACCGGACTTCGAGCGCAGCGGCGGCACGCTCGAGAAGGTCTGCGAGGCAATCGCACAGGCGGCGCGCGAAGGCGTGCAACTGATCGTATTTCCCGAAACCTTCGTGCCGTATTACCCGTACTTCTCTTTCGTGCGGCCGCCCGTCGCCTCCGGCGCCGATCACATGAAACTCTACGAAGAGGCCGTGGTGGTGCCGGGCCCCGTGACGCAGGCGGTGGCCGAGCAGGCGCGTTTGCATCGGATGGTGGTGGTGCTCGGCGTCAACGAGCGCGATCACGGCAGCCTTTACAACACGCAATTGATCTTCGACGTGGATGGCCAGATCGTACTCAAGCGCCGCAAGATCACTCCCACGTTTCATGAACGGATGATCTGGGGGCAAGGCGACGCGGCCGGGCTGACGGTGGCGCGCACCGCGGTGGCACGCGTGGGCGCGCTCGCCTGCTGGGAGCATTACAACCCGCTCGCGCGTTATGCGTTGATGACGCAGCACGAAGAGATTCATTGCAGCCAGTTTCCCGGCTCGCTGGTGGGGCCGATCTTCGCCGACCAGATCGAGGTGACGATCCGCCATCACGCGCTGGAATCGGGATGCTTCGTCGTCAATGCAACGGGATGGCTGAGCGAAGCGCAGATTGCGTCGGTGACTCCGGATACGAATCTGCAGAGGGCGCTGCGCGGGGGCTGCAATACCGCGATCGTGTCTCCGGAAGGCCAGCATCTTGCCGAGCCGTTGCGCGAGGGCGAAGGCATGGTGATCGCCGATCTCGACATGGCCTTGATCACCAAGCGCAAACGCATGATGGATTCAGTCGGACATTACGCGCGGCCCGAATTGCTGAGCCTCGCCATCAACCGGCGGCCCGCGGAAACCGTGGCGCCGATGCAGGCGTGGCCGGTTGTCCCGGGCGCCGATTTCAATTCAACCGAAGGAGGATGCGATGAACGCCAGCGAACCGCTGTCGGCAGAGAGCCGGCAATTGATGACTGA
- a CDS encoding methyl-accepting chemotaxis protein — MTFYRNLKIAVKLALLGAVLLAATMIVGLEGWHALSRTHALQIESARSLSQYAQAADTARVAQVEFKKQVQEWKDLLLRGADPAAFAKYRDAFNKESGTTHAALLNLKDQLSAVGANVDGVDKALATHASLQDSYLDALRHYDAADPNTAHVVDGLVKGIDRAPTAAIDDIVAAVMQQAHDSSVRTSEVAEHAYTIATVLLLSVVIGSLGVGAFAVWFLSRSITVPVRQAVGVAQAVAAGDLRADVPVVSRDETGQLLVALNDMNQRLRHIVSEIREGAHTISSATQEIAAGNLDLSARTEQQAASLEETAASMQHFTDSVQRNAANAREATTLAQTAAHAAREGGAVMTDAVRTMGQIDAASKRIVDIIAVVEAIAAQTNILALNAAVEAARAGTQGRGFAVVASEVRSLAQRSADAAREIKTLIRESVATIEAGTQLINRASNTMDGVVESAGSVTRIVESIATASVDQATGIAEVNDAVTQMDQVTQSNAALVEQAAAAADAVQSKASGLVQSVSFFRLGATA, encoded by the coding sequence GTGACGTTCTATAGAAATCTGAAGATCGCCGTCAAGTTGGCACTGCTCGGAGCGGTCTTGCTGGCCGCGACGATGATCGTGGGTCTGGAAGGCTGGCATGCATTGTCCCGAACGCATGCGCTGCAAATCGAGTCCGCTCGATCGCTCAGCCAGTATGCGCAAGCCGCCGATACGGCGCGCGTCGCGCAGGTCGAGTTCAAGAAGCAGGTGCAGGAATGGAAGGATCTGCTGTTGCGCGGCGCCGACCCGGCCGCCTTTGCGAAATACCGTGATGCCTTCAACAAGGAAAGCGGCACGACGCACGCTGCCCTGCTGAACCTGAAAGACCAGTTGAGCGCAGTGGGCGCCAACGTGGACGGTGTCGACAAGGCGCTCGCCACGCATGCCTCGTTGCAGGACAGCTACCTCGACGCGCTCAGGCACTACGACGCCGCCGATCCGAACACCGCGCACGTGGTCGACGGCCTCGTGAAGGGCATCGACCGCGCGCCAACCGCCGCTATCGACGACATCGTCGCCGCCGTGATGCAGCAGGCGCATGACTCCAGCGTACGGACGAGCGAAGTCGCCGAACATGCGTACACGATCGCGACCGTATTGTTGCTGTCGGTCGTCATCGGTTCGCTCGGCGTCGGTGCTTTCGCGGTCTGGTTCTTGAGCCGCAGTATCACGGTGCCGGTCAGACAGGCGGTGGGCGTCGCGCAGGCGGTCGCAGCGGGCGATCTGCGCGCGGACGTGCCCGTGGTAAGCCGCGACGAAACGGGCCAGTTGCTCGTCGCGCTCAACGACATGAATCAGCGCTTGCGGCATATCGTCAGCGAGATTCGTGAAGGCGCACACACGATTTCGTCGGCCACGCAGGAAATCGCCGCCGGCAACCTCGACCTCTCCGCACGCACCGAACAGCAGGCGGCCTCGCTCGAAGAAACCGCCGCGTCGATGCAGCATTTCACCGACTCGGTTCAACGCAACGCCGCCAACGCACGCGAAGCCACGACGCTCGCGCAAACCGCCGCGCATGCCGCGCGTGAAGGCGGCGCGGTCATGACCGACGCGGTGCGCACAATGGGCCAGATCGACGCGGCGTCCAAGCGCATTGTCGACATCATCGCGGTGGTGGAAGCTATCGCGGCGCAGACCAATATCCTCGCACTCAACGCCGCGGTCGAAGCGGCGCGCGCCGGTACGCAGGGGCGCGGTTTCGCGGTGGTCGCAAGCGAAGTGCGCAGTCTCGCGCAACGTTCCGCCGACGCCGCGCGCGAGATCAAGACGCTGATCCGCGAGTCGGTCGCCACGATCGAAGCCGGCACGCAACTGATCAATCGCGCGAGCAACACAATGGACGGCGTGGTGGAAAGCGCCGGCAGCGTGACGCGCATTGTCGAGTCGATCGCGACGGCGAGCGTCGATCAGGCAACGGGTATCGCGGAAGTCAACGACGCCGTCACGCAAATGGACCAGGTGACGCAAAGCAATGCGGCGCTCGTCGAGCAGGCGGCAGCCGCAGCCGACGCCGTGCAAAGCAAGGCATCGGGGCTCGTGCAAAGCGTGAGTTTCTTCAGACTGGGCGCCACGGCTTGA
- a CDS encoding sll0787 family AIR synthase-like protein: protein MTVADLVAGLRESRGFRHKTDIVDVVGSLAKRLPRGTRDLAQAVALGDDCAALADGDGYLLFAIEGMVSDFVSAMPWFAGYSSVMVNVSDIYAMGGRPLAVVDALWSQGIGAAEEVLAGMAAASVAYGVPIVGGHTNTRSEAAQLAVSIIGRARALLSSFNAKPGDSLMMAVDLRGRFEEPYPFWNASVGAPPERLRADLELLPQLAEGGLCDAAKDISMAGTLGTALMLLECSQVGARIDLACIPKPEGVPLERWVTAFPSFGYLLSVRPEHVETVRAKFDARSLACSVIGSVDATSQVVLHRQNDVATLWDFQREPFIVGKDEVK, encoded by the coding sequence ATGACGGTCGCCGATCTGGTCGCCGGCTTGCGCGAAAGCCGCGGGTTCCGCCACAAGACCGATATCGTGGATGTCGTCGGCTCGCTGGCGAAGCGCTTGCCGCGCGGCACGCGCGATCTCGCGCAGGCCGTGGCGCTCGGCGACGACTGCGCCGCGCTCGCCGATGGCGACGGCTATCTGCTCTTCGCGATCGAAGGCATGGTCAGCGATTTCGTGAGCGCGATGCCCTGGTTCGCCGGCTATAGCAGCGTGATGGTGAACGTCAGCGATATCTATGCAATGGGCGGACGTCCGCTGGCAGTGGTGGACGCGCTGTGGAGCCAGGGCATTGGCGCTGCGGAGGAAGTGCTGGCGGGTATGGCGGCGGCTTCGGTTGCGTACGGCGTGCCGATTGTCGGCGGCCACACGAATACGCGCAGCGAGGCGGCGCAATTGGCGGTATCGATTATCGGCCGCGCCAGGGCGCTGCTGTCGAGCTTCAACGCGAAACCGGGCGACAGCCTGATGATGGCGGTCGATCTGCGCGGCCGCTTCGAAGAGCCGTATCCGTTCTGGAATGCTTCGGTGGGGGCGCCGCCCGAACGTCTGCGCGCCGACCTCGAACTGCTGCCGCAACTGGCCGAAGGCGGTCTGTGCGATGCCGCGAAGGATATCAGCATGGCGGGCACGCTCGGCACCGCGCTGATGCTGCTCGAATGTTCGCAGGTAGGGGCGCGGATCGATCTCGCGTGCATTCCGAAGCCTGAGGGTGTGCCGCTCGAACGATGGGTGACCGCGTTTCCGAGTTTCGGTTATTTGCTGTCCGTGCGGCCCGAGCATGTGGAGACCGTACGGGCGAAGTTCGACGCCCGCTCGCTTGCATGCTCAGTGATCGGTTCCGTTGACGCAACGAGCCAGGTGGTCCTGCATCGACAGAATGACGTCGCCACGTTATGGGACTTCCAGCGTGAGCCGTTCATTGTCGGAAAGGATGAGGTGAAATGA
- a CDS encoding MSMEG_0567/Sll0786 family nitrogen starvation N-acetyltransferase, giving the protein MFGEAIAGEALDGDMGFAPYAPSEFRIKWTTLNWEAEEAFRLRRAVFCIEQGIFIGDDCDEIDQHAQQLVAVSCLGGMPEQVVGTVRIHRDHDNVWFGSRLAVHAAFRRHGKIGATLIRLAVSSAHALGCETFLAHVQSQNVPLFRAMYWDVLAEETLLGRPHHLMQAQLDRYPPCATPYGGFVTQSQPLSRRRERERSAA; this is encoded by the coding sequence ATGTTCGGTGAAGCGATCGCAGGTGAGGCGCTGGACGGCGACATGGGTTTCGCGCCGTATGCGCCGAGCGAATTCCGTATCAAGTGGACCACGTTGAATTGGGAAGCCGAAGAGGCGTTCAGGTTGCGGCGCGCGGTCTTCTGCATCGAGCAGGGCATTTTTATCGGCGATGATTGCGACGAGATCGATCAGCACGCGCAGCAACTGGTGGCGGTGAGTTGCCTCGGCGGTATGCCGGAACAGGTGGTCGGCACCGTGCGCATTCATCGCGATCACGACAACGTGTGGTTCGGTTCGCGGCTCGCCGTGCATGCGGCATTTCGCCGGCATGGAAAGATCGGCGCGACGCTGATTCGTCTCGCGGTGAGCAGCGCGCATGCGCTCGGCTGCGAGACGTTCCTCGCGCATGTGCAGAGTCAGAATGTGCCGCTCTTTCGCGCAATGTATTGGGACGTACTCGCGGAGGAAACCCTGCTCGGCAGACCGCATCATCTGATGCAGGCGCAGCTGGACCGGTATCCTCCGTGTGCGACTCCTTATGGCGGCTTTGTCACGCAGTCGCAGCCGCTGTCGCGCCGTCGTGAGCGTGAGCGGAGCGCGGCATGA